From a region of the Rhipicephalus microplus isolate Deutch F79 chromosome X, USDA_Rmic, whole genome shotgun sequence genome:
- the LOC119176496 gene encoding uncharacterized protein LOC119176496 yields MVSALSFATAAVCICFVLCDDGHGIYKKFPPAAFTIGFGHDHGLKIAHGGLKVGVGFGSGGGGIGLGLLHRVGGGGGGGYGHGGYGGGHGHGGGHGITIGLLGHGIHLGHGGGYGGGYGGYGGGYGHGWW; encoded by the exons ATGGTGTCCGCG CTAAGCTTTGCTACCGCTGCTGTGTGCATCTGCTTCGTTTTGTGCGATGATGGCCATGGCATCTACAAGAAGTTCCCGCCGGCTGCTTTTACCATTGGCTTCGGCCATGACCACGGTTTAAAGATTGCCCACGGCGGCCTCAAGGTCGGCGTGGGCTTcggcagcggtggtggtggcaTCGGCCTGGGTCTCCTGCATCGCGtaggcggtggcggcggcggcgggtaCGGTCATGGTGGATACGGTGGCGGACATGGTCATGGCGGTGGTCACGGTATAACTATCGGCCTCCTCGGTCACGGCATTCACCTCGGCCACGGAGGAGGCTATGGTGGCGGCTATGGCGGTTACGGCGGAGGATACGGACACGGCTGGTGGTAG